Part of the Falco cherrug isolate bFalChe1 chromosome 1, bFalChe1.pri, whole genome shotgun sequence genome, GCGACCAGTACAGGTGTGCTGAGACCAGTACAGGGTTGGGATTGGAGGTTCAGGGATGGGAGGGTCCAGTAAGGGCTGGGAGTTCCTGGGGGTTCCTGCAGTCCTGATCAGGGTTTAGGGATACTGGGGAAGGGTCAGATATTCTTGGGGATTCCTGAGGTCCTAGGTAGGGCCAGGGTGTCCTCAGTGTCCCTGTTCTGGTTTGGGTGATTCTCAGGGTCCTAGGCAGGGTTGGGGTTCCCAGAGGTCCCTGAGGTCCAGGTCAGGACTAGGGAGACATTGGCATTGTTGGGAGTCGTAGGGTGCCTGTCTGGGGTGGGTCCCTGGGGTTTCTGTTTAGGAAAGGGGTCTTCAACTGCCAGGGATCCCGTGTCAGTATGAGGGCATCGGTTGAAGTGGGAAACCCCAGACGGCTCTGGGATCCTGTTCAGAGTGGTGGTCCCCCTTGGGCTGGAGgtccctggtgggatggaggtGCCGGTCAGGATGGGGAACCCATGACGCACCCACAGTGACAGAGGAAAGTGGCTCAGCAGCCTGGGCAAGGGCCTCAAGGCAGCGTTGATGTCGAGGGTCCTTGAGGGGGGCCCCAGTAATGTCATGGCAGAGCTGTTCCCGCTGACTGGGAGGCccaaagcagagcaggcaggagtgCACCGCAGGGAGCCAGGATGCCAGGGCCACCCACTGCCACAAGGCAAGCCCCCCTGCCTTGATGCCTGGGTTTCCAGGGAGCCAGGgagccagcacccaccaccaccccatgGCCACAAAGTACAGCACCCAAATGCTTGGGTCCCCAGGGAACTGCAGGGTTCCCAGGTGGAGCCCAGGCGCCTGGATACCCAGGAGACAGTGGGGTTCCCAGGTGGAGCCCAGGCGCCTGGATACCCAGGAGACAGTGGGGTTCCCAGGTGGAGCCCAGGCGCCTGGATACCCAGGAGACAGCGGGGTTCCTATGTAGGTCCCAGATACCTGGGTCCCCCCTTGAGAGGAGTGGGGATACCTAGACATATGAGTCCCCTGGGGTGTGTCGGCTGGAGAATGGGCTCCCAGACCCTCATTTTGGTCTCCCCAGATTTTCTGCCTTCAGTCCCTGCCAGTCACTTTACTTGGTGACCCAAAATCCCCTCTATTTTGATGTCCAATTCCTTGCCTTTGTCCCTATGACCCTGTCCTGTCAGCACCCCCAGTCCAGTCTCTTGCAGAGAGGAACTATGCAAGGCTTCTCCTTTTCATTCCTCCATGTCCCATCTCATTAACACCTCCTTGCTCTTCCACCCAGGTGAGCCAGCCCGATCCACGGTAGAGCGGCAGATCTTGCTGCACAAGGGGGTTTCCTAAGGCAGGAAAATGCCAGGGCAGCGGAGACACCCACTGAGAGCTGACAGCTCTCATGAAAGATGCTTTCAAGGTCTAGGCATTGCCAGAGCAACCgcagccaccccacccccataaAAAGCAGCCTATGGAGCACTAGTGGCCAGGAGcactgccagcagagcaggcCAACTGTGTGGTGATCAGCCAGGGTGTGCGCAGCAGTTTGCATGGCAGTTTGCGCAGGAAGGGCGTCATCATCCTACCAGCAAAAGAAGCGAGTTCAGTTGGTGGTCATCACTCTCCCAGGAGGAGCTTGGCTATGGTATCCACCTGGAAGAAAGCTCTGTACTCTGCACTCACCAGGATGGATGTGGCAACCCAGAGAGAGCTCCGGTGAAAACATGCAGGCATCCAGGCCTCGGGCTGCAGGGCATGCAAGTGCCTTTCATGGATGGCAGTGGTGAGAAGAGCTCTGTGGGGTGTGGACAAGTGGATGgtctgctcagcctggtggcagagctACAAGAGGAAGTAGAAAGTTCAAGGAGCATTGAGAAGTCTGAGGAAAGCATAGACTGGTGGAACCATGCTCTGCCCTCCATGAGACAGAAACAGGAACAGCCACCAGAAGAAAATCAAGATCAAGGGGATCCTGTATCCTCCCTCTGCTAGGCTGAAGGTGGTGGTTTAAAGGGTAGGAGTGAATGGAGGCAAGTCCATGCTCGGGGTGGCAGGCAAACTCTCCTTGGCCACCTCGTCTTCCCAGGTGACTCTGTACAACAGGTATGAGGCTCTGGATGTAGACGGCCAGTCGATGGATGATGTGGATGACAGTCCATCTACACCAGAGGTATTGCCAAGGTCAGAAAGGAAAGAGCCCTTCCTTCCCCCTAGGGATGATGTTACAAGTGCTGTTGGCATGAAGTACAGGGACCAAGCAGAGAGGACAGTGAAAGCCTGGTCTGGTGTTGATGTCCCCCGGCTGAAGGGGACGAGGTGCCACTCTCCCGCGCGGGTCTCCCTGTCAGTGCTGGCTGTACTTGGGGAAACAGCACCATCCCTTTGCAGCCATGTTTTAGGAGTGCCTTTGCAGCGAAGGCACCGTGGAGCCCACGGCTGGGTGTCCGTGAGCagtcagcagggctggggatcCTGTCCGGGAGCCACAGGCTCGCTGTGGCATCCTCTGCTGTCCTGGCTCATGCTGGGTTAGACCTTACCTGCAGGCACTGCCCCGCAGCCCAGAGGTAGCGCCCGACGTGTGCTCTGAGGTCAGGGTTATCAGTACGAGTTGCACAACGTGTGTGCGGGGGCCAGGGGAGGGCAGAAGCTGGAAGGGTCCCCAGCCGGGTCAGGTCAGGCAGCCCCAGACTGGGGGCTCCAGCTCAGACTTGGCTCTCCCTTCCCGAGGCAGGGTCTGCCCTTGTGCTCCCACGCATGCACATGAAGACCCCCACCCTGAGGTCCAATGCCTGGACAGgtctcagcccctgccccacgtttccccagagctgccttgGACAGGCAACAGCCCTTTGAGGTCCCACAGTGgtctggggctgcagaggtcCCGCGAAGGCGATTGCCCCACAGGAGCAAGGGGGAGAGAGCCACCCTGACCCCAGCTTTGCTTTGGCCACGAAAGCGGTTCCCCCGCCCGGTCCATCCCCACCTCTGCAGAGAGCGCAACGgggtgaggggcggcggggaTGGGGGTGCTTCCAAAgccagctcagcacccaggCGTCCCAGGTGCCAGAAGTGACCCCCCCATTCCAGGTGTACCACAGGCCTGTGAGGAGTGCAAAACATCTACTTTATTAAAGCTGCCGGCCAAAGAGCACAGCGGGTGGCTCTGGGGCATGCCCAGCACAGCGGGTGGCTGTGGGGCATGCAAAGGTCTGCTGGAGAAACTGCTACTTCTTGCCACGCTGCTTGCTTTTCATCAGGAGCAGCCCCTGCTTCTTGATGCCCTCCCGGGTGAGGACAAGGCCACAGGATTCGTCATCAGAATCCAAGGACTCTGAGGAGAGAGTGGAGAGGAGTGGGCTGTGGAGGCTCTGTGCGCTCGTGTCCCTGGGCAGAGCCGGCACCTtttgcagggctggtggcaTCCCAGAGAGCCCTCGTGCGGAGCCCTGAGGCACAGGCACTGCCGactggctctgccagccccgCATCCCAGGGGGACCTGCAGAGCCTGGGGTTGCCACCGCTGTGGCCCCTCTTCAACACTGCTGGCGCTTCCCAGAAAGGCCTGGAGCCAGGGGGTGGTGGGTACAGCTCCCGCTTTGTTAAAAACACAGTAGAGAGCTGCCAAAAGCTCGTGGTCTCCCCCAAGAACATCCAACAGGAGGAGGCCACAACCAGGTGATTTTGAAGCCAAGGCTCTCCCTCCTTGTCCCACAGCACCTGGGACAAGCAGCTCGTGGGTTGGGCTCTGCTGGGACAGTGGAAGACAGGCAAGGATGCCCAGGAATCCCcacgggcaggggctgggatggTTGCTGTGGCACGTGTCCTCGCTGTGCTCTCCTACCTTGGCCGCTGCCTGCGTCCTCCAAGGAAACCCTCAGGTTCTGTGGGTGATCCGCAGTGGTGTTCTCTAGTAAATTACGGACCTCGGCAAAAATCTGTGGAAGACACTCTGGGTTACTTGCTGAAGGGGAGGTGGGTGTTCCAAGCCAAGGGCTGCCCCACCTCGAGGTCCCTGCGCGGGGCACACCCTGCAGTGCCCCGTGCCACCgggggctgagctgctccatGGCTCTCCCCTGGCGCCACCTCCATCCTGCCAGCTGGGAGGACGCTTGGGATGGGCCGTATGGGAAAGCCCCATGCGGGTGCCCGAAGGCCACAGCAGGGATGGAGCCCCCGCGCACCTTGTTGTCCTTGTTGGGGCTGCGCCAGTCGTGGGGCAGGCTGGCCACCCGCTGCACCAGGTAGCGCAGCTTCTGCtcacagtgctgcagcttctcctccaCCGCCATGGCCTTGACGGGATCCTCCTGGAGTCAGAGAGAGAACAACCACCTTGGTGGGGAAAACGAGCCACGGCGGGGGGACAGTGGCTGCGCCAAGCGTTTCCACGCCGTGCTGCTGCACCACCGGGCAGTGGCCGGGGCCAAGCTCACGCCAGCCCCATGTGGGTACCTGGCCGGGCACGGTGATGCCCTGCAGGCGGACGAAAAGGCTGTCGATGTCCTCTTCACATTTCAGCAGAACATCCTTGCTCCTCATCATCTGGGCCCGCATGTCCTCCAGCCGAGCCTCTTGGCACTGCAGTTTCAGCCgcagctcctcctccagcaccctggAGCCAAGCACATTCACATCCATACAAGTGCACAGGGGGGGCAGGAACACCCTAGAGCTGTTGCAAAAGCTGCTCAGGTTGCCAATgcagagcagaggtgctgcctgCAACCCAGCTCCACGCTGCTGGTACCACTTCCCACGCCAGGCCAGAAGCGGGGGTCCTCCTGCCGCCGCAGCGGGAGCTTTGGGTGCTCTGCCAGgcccagagctgggggagcCCCCTGCTCAGAAAACCTGGCGGCACAGGAGGGGTGGGCGGCTGCAGTGGGACGTGGGAAGGGGTGCCCTGCTGTGTCGGGACACCTGGCACACACGTGTCCCCCCCGCCAAGGGCCGTGGCCCGGTGGACACGACTGCACACCTGCTTGTGTTGGAGGGCTGGTGAAACTTCAGCTTAGCTAGGTTCAGCTCCAGCTCGTGCAGCCTCTCCGCCAGTGCCCGCTTCTTCTCCTCGCCCTCCTTGATGCACTGCTCCAGGTCCGCCGAGGACTTCTGCTGTTCCAGGAGCCTGCCGGGTATGTCCTGGCCGGGGGAGAGCACGAGGACTCAGCCCCCGGTGCTCCTGCAGGGTACAGGACCCGGGCCGTGGCCTCGGGGAGCCGTGTGCACCATGGACGGCTGCAAGCTCATGTCACGGAGAAGTGTGGTGCCATCCCTGCCCGCCCCAGAGGGCCTCTGGGCGTCTCCCGAGGCAGAGGAGGGCAGAGAAGCCCACAATGAAACAAGGCAAGCAGAGGGCTCTCAGCTCCCCGGGCCCTGAGCAGCCGTGGGTTTTGCCAGAGGGGGGGGTCACGTTACCCAGATCCTGGAGCACTGCAGCGCAGCCTTGGCCTGCTGCATCTTCTGCGTGACCCTGGCCTCGTGCTCCATCTGGGACCTGACGGCCTCCAGACTGGtgcctggggtgggagggaagcgTCAGGGAAGGATGCCTGCGGCTGTGCCCGcgtcccacccccctgcaccctgccaggcACTCACCCACGAGCTGGTCCTGTGAGGCCGGGGTCGGGGAGTCCACGGTGAGCTCGtgcctctcctgctgcaagGATGTGCATTGTCACCCCCCACGCTGCTGACAGCCGGGGGGAGCTGGCCCTGCAGGCCCCCGACCCGTGGGGGGCCCGGCACCGATGCCTGCCGTCTGCCCACAGCCTGGCCTGTGCCAGGACCCCCAGCTCACCGCTCTCAGGTGCCTTTGGTACACGTCCTTCCGCCACCCTGTGTCTACAGAGACCTCCTGGGTGGCCCGGGAGCGGTACATGCGCGCTCTCTCCGCAAGGATCCGGCTGCGCGTCCTGTTTGCGTCCTCCTGGAGCATGTCAGAGAAGGGAGAAGTGGCTGTCAGAGCTGGAACGGACCTTTGGCAGCCAGCTGAACTTGTGGGATGGCCAGGGTCAGCAATGACCAGCCCCGCCGCCAAGTagacaggctgggaaggatAGTGGGCAAGGAGGGCTGGCGGGTGGAGCGTGCTGCCTTCGCCATAGCTGGGGCTTcgggcaggctgtccccagccccagggcagcccggCCCAAGAGCGACACCCGGGAGGAGCTATGGAGCCATCGGGGTGCTGTGGGCAAGCCCAGCTCCGGCTCTTTTGCTCTTGGTTGAAGGCACACTCAGCAGCTCCGGGGCACATGGTGCCGTCGGTGGGCTCTGGAGGGTGGAAAAGGGCCCCGAGGCGCCCCTGGCCATCTCACCTTGGCTCTGTCAGCGGCTTTGCAGGCCTCCAAGGCCATGAGATCCATGTCCTGGAGCTCCCTACCATACAGCTCGGCCATCTTGCACAGGAGGTCCAGGTGCGGAGGCAGGTGGGCCAGCTCCTGGGACACAGGGAGCCACAGCACGTCACCCCAGTGAGCCCCAGGGGTCCCCCGTGCTGTGACAGCAGatggaggggagcaggaggaccTCTTTGATCTGGGAGGGGGGCGTCCCACCAGCGTTGCCCCTGGGGCAcctccttgtctctgctggGGGAGCAGGTGGCACGATGGCACGGTGGGGAGGAGCTCACCTTCCTCAGGACATCCCGCACCGCCAGGTACAGGGCAGTCACCTTCTGTCCAGTGTGGACTTTGAGGAGCACCTTCTCaatgtttttctccagctggCAAATGGCctggggcagaggtgggggggTACAGGGGGTGACCCCGCATGCCGAGCCCAGAGGCAAGCcggggggtgcaggggctggaTTAGAGCCCTCtgcaggtgctgccagcccaggaggGGGTCCCAGGtacctgtgcctgtgcctgctgccgCTTGTCAGGCATCgcagcatcctgcagctgctgcagccgccTCTGCAGCTCCTCCCGCACTTGTCTCCGCTGCCTCACCTGGTGTAGCAGCATGTTGCAGGTGTTCACCCGTTCATAGATGTCGGCCTGGAGCTTCTCCTGGGCCACCTGGATGGGCATGCGAGCATtcagcaggctggaggcagagctTGCTGGGCGCCCGCGGCACAAGGGGGTCCTGCCTGCAAAACTGCCCCCAGGGTGGAGCTGGGGACACCGGACTTAGGGGTGCTGCCTAACTGAGACCCAGGGCTGGGCGTCAATCGAATCCATCAGTGCCCCAGCTGCGGGGGTGccggagagcagcagcagcagcagcagcaccccccGGCACCCGCCTGCCGCTGGCCCTGCAAGAGGCCCCCGggcaaaggcagctctgcggggccAGGGTCTCTGTCACCGCAGCGGGGCTTATAACCGCGTTGTAACCTCGGGACGGGCAgtgaagggcagggcagggacagcatCTCTCAGGGATgcggctggagctgcaggaacccgggcagccctgggcacacACAGGCTGAGACAGCCGGGAGCACTGCCGGGACAACAGATCTGCTCAGGGAGCTCAAGGAGGATCTGCACGGGTGGGTCCCGCAGTGGAAAGGGACCCGTGGGaccacacacaaacaccccCCGTTGCACCacaccagccctggggggctgtcCTTGTGCCGGCACCAGGTCACTCTACCACCCACCCTGTCCTTCTGAGccttcccacagccccagccccctgcaagCAGCCCGGGCGTGCTGGGCCCTGTCTGGTTGGCCAAAGTGGCCCCCAAGGACTTTGGCGCTCTGCAGGTCTCAGAGACGCTGCGTCTGTTGTGCTGTGGGCACGAGAGGGGCAGAGAGAACAATCACCACCAGCCTGGGGCCAATCCAAGACTAGTGCTGCCCTGTGCCGCCCGCTCCCGACAGGGCCAGCGCCAGGCAGGGGTAGAGCAGGAGGGACCCGACGGTACCTGCTGGCTATGGCCCCGGGCACGGACGTCCTCCTGCACAGCCTCACACAGGCGGGGGAGCCGCTCTCTGGTCCCACTGCGCTTTTCCTCACGCGGCTGCGCGCAAAACTTCCCGCCTTGCTCTGGGGGACACAAAGGCGCTGTTGGTACCGTGCAGGACAACGCGGGGACCGAGAGCCACCCGCCCGCCCCAGGCCGTCCCCACAAGAAGCCCAAGGGGCAGCACCCTGCAAGGCGACGGCGGCACACAGCTCCTGGGCGCGCTGGCTGAGGTTTGCCTTGCGGCCCGGCATGGTGCCACTGCTCCTGCCTCGgccctccagcctggctgcgCACGTGGCAGCCGTCGTGGCTCTACTGCCCGGTGGAGACGTTGCCGGGCTGTTAGGACGTTGGCAGGCTGTGACACGGGCTGTGACATCACAGAGCTGAGCTCACTCCCTGCACTGGGGGAACTGTCACAGCGGCACCTCCCAGTGCCGCATGGCACACACCTCCTGCTCGGCCAGCGCCTCCTGCTCAGCCATCGCCACCCACGGCCCCCTCCTCTCCGCTTCTGCGGGCGACAGGCGAATGAATAACCAGTTACTGAGGCAGCCCAAGACAGGGTGGGCAGCGCGGTCCCAGCGCCGTGGCTGCAGCAGTTGCAGCCCGCCCAGCTGGGGGACCCCTCCAAGCCCCACCAGACACGGGGCCAGGACACTTGCAGGGAAAACATGTGGGCACATGGACCCGAACAGCCCCCCGCGCTCTCTGGCAGCTGCCGGCTGGTTTCGCATGGCACCAGGAGCCCGTTCCTGCCTCGCCACGTGCCTTCGGCAACACGGAACAGCTACACAGGGAGTTCTGCTCCCGTTGCACCGGGCAAGAACAGACCAGCTGCTGAGACTGGGCTTTGGTCTTGTCCTTCCCGCGCGTTCTGGCTCAGCTACAGACACGGCAAGGAATGCAAGCATGTACATTTATTCgttgagaaataaaaccaagctcCCTCTACCAGAGAGGAGAATAACCCTCAATCTTtgatttgcagaaaaagactCCTTACAGAGGGAAACTGCCTTCCTAGCACCAAGCTTGTAGATCAGCTCTGATGAAGTTTCTGTAGCTCGAGATCTTTAATGTGCAGCCGTCCTATGGTGCTCTAGCTGCTGAACataggaaacaaagaaattagAGGATTCTGAAATCAAGTGTTACCGACACAGGATCATCCCAGGCTCTTACTCAGCACCTCATGTGCAGACTGATGGATTGCATGTTAATGCCAATGGCCCGTGACAGGCTACACGCAGACATTATCATCTTCTGTGCTTCATAAAAATGCGCATGAAGAGATGGCCCTTTGAAAGACAAGCAGTGAAGGCTTTGTGCCCACAAGGAACCTGGCCAGTCTGTCCGTGCACGTCGAGATCTCCACGCTGAGGCGGGGCCCACGTGGCAAGTAGAGTCATTATGCCACTACACTGTCCTAGGCAGCATTTAAACATCACGGCAGGTTACCGGGGGGTGGCAAGAGAGAGCTTTTTAGAAGAACGGCTAAAATGCCTCAAGGATGTCCATTTCAGTGGCCCTCAGCAAAACTCAGACTCTCGAGTGGACGGCCCTTCCAAAATACTGCTCAAGAAACATGAGCCAGGCTTGTACAAGCTCGTGTCAACAGGCGCCTGCAGAAACCAGCTTCCAGGAGGAAGCCTTTGACTAAGGGTCTAGTCCCACAGGCCCCCTGCACCTCACACGTCAAACCTCTCCGCTTTCAGTTGTCTTCAGCCCTCCCTGCCTAAATTCTGGAGACTTCCCACGCTGTTCACGCTACAAAGGAAAAGGTCACGTCAGCAGCGCAAGCCAGAGCTCCCTTCAGTTCTCATGTAGCAGGCAGTCGGGCGCGCTAAAAGTGAACAGCCAATGATGAACACAGCACTCGTCTGGGAGAGACATCGAGGCGCTGGCTAGCCTGCAGCTCCtgacctgctgcctgctgttaGCATGGGAAGGGGTACGTCACGCTGAAGGCTCCGTAAATCCCTGCTGGCTGAGCTTTCGGTCACCCAAGCACAGGGGCTTTGCCTGGTGGTTTGCATTTTCCGTCTCTCCTCCTCCACTTGCTGTGCtctcttcccctcttctttGAAACACACCAGCTCCACTAAAAAGCATTTGTTGAACACAGCTGAGACAAGAGCTCATGGAATCTGGAGCTGCCTGGAAATGCTGGGCAGGTATTAGAAAGCAGCATAAGCAGCGAGAGGAGAAAGGACAGCTGCCAGGATTTCTCTGTCTCGCACTAAAACGGGGCACAACCAAACTGCTCCTGCTGGGGAATGGCGGCCCAACAAAAGCCTGTCCAGCTCGATGGGCAGAGGCCACCCATGCCTGTCGGAGATTCTCACTGACGCCGTGGAATGAACAGCTGACAAGCACAGGCCACCCCTTCGGCCTACAGAAAGCATCGCCGTGGCCGGAGGCACCTCCTATACCATTCACAAAAATGATTTTATGTCTTTCTGTATCTCTAATATAGAAGCAGGCgataactgatttttcttaaggTAGCTAAATACATGTCACGAAGAAGTTATATGGAAGAGAAGGTTTTTAATAAGTCAGCGAGTACTCTTCTATCCGGCAAAGGAAATCTTTAAGAATGGTGTTTTAATTATCAAGCAGCCAATTGTAGAAGCCCAAGTCAGTGATCGTGCTGCTCAACAGCACAACTGTTCTTCCTCTCCACTGAAAGCAGGAACAGTGCCCCGGCATGACACTGCAGTGCACAGATGTGTGAGGAGCCACTTCTTCTGTCCATTCAGATGGACAGTAAGGTCCAGGCCTAGTGTCAGAAAAAGGGTTGGACTTTTTCTGGGGTGTCTGAAGTCCCCATGGTCAGAGTTGCGTGACAAAACTTGGAAGCCTGGGATACTTCAGGGATTATTCCAAGTGTGGGAACTTCCCTGCGGGAACTTTTGTCTTCTTAGGCCAAAGGGTGTTTGTCAGCTTTTCCTGAGCTATCTGTATGGGTGAAGGGGACTGAGAGGGAACAGTGCAGGCCCTGTTTGTCTACTCCCAAGGTTTCCAAAGAGCCCATCTTGCTTCTTTGAACCTCAGCCCTTGGCAGGGAACTAAGCACCATTGCCATTCTTTGCCAATTCATCCATCTGTCCCCCCAAGACATCTAATCTGACGTCTCATCTGTTTCAGGCGGTATGCGTTCCTGGACTTGGGACTTTTGCGGTTGTCAGAGAGCAAGTAGCCAGCAAGAAGGGTGTGGTGGTTGCAAAGAGACACGTGTGTCACCTTGCACACATGACTGTGCGGGATCATGACCTCCAATACGGTTGCACAGACATTCCTGGGAAGCAGACACACTGAGAGCGGTGCTTGCCCTTGAGCAGAATGGGCAGGCGAGCTCTGCTGTCCAGAGGTGACTGAGCAGAGTGCCAAAGTCATGCCGCAGTCCTGAGAAGAGCGTCAGTCAGCTCGACAAAACCAGCCTACTGCGAGGAGGACCCTGCCTAACCTATTCATTTCAAATATTCACCCGAGGACGATACAGCATAACAGCAAGCTCTTTTTGACCTGTGTTGTGAAATTGCTTGGAGGGGGGAATTACAGACCGAATATCATAACAGTGATCTAATATCATAACAAGGAATTCTTTTTGTGTTCCTCACGCTTCCCTGGTAGCCATGTGAAGGACACAACCAAAGTTCTGCTACCTGCTTTGGTGAGAAAAGTAGCTGTTTGCTTTCGCAGTCGTACAGAGCCAAAATGCTCCATGGATCCACCCAGGCAGAGCTCCCCTGGAGAAGTTGCCAggaaggacttctcttggtGGTTCTCATCCTATCCTCGTAGCCATGTGAAGGACACCACAGAAGttctgctacctgctttctggcgTGAGAAAAGTACACGCTCACTTTGGCACTCGTACAAAGCCAAAATGCTCCACGGAACCACCCAGGCACAGgtcccctggagaaggtgccggTGTTGTA contains:
- the LOC129736332 gene encoding coiled-coil domain-containing protein 183-like isoform X3; this translates as MLRCLTSGSRHRHRYLGPPPGLAAPAEGSNPAPAPPGLPLGSACGVTPCTPPPLPQAICQLEKNIEKVLLKVHTGQKVTALYLAVRDVLRKELAHLPPHLDLLCKMAELYGRELQDMDLMALEACKAADRAKEDANRTRSRILAERARMYRSRATQEVSVDTGWRKDVYQRHLRAQERHELTVDSPTPASQDQLVGTSLEAVRSQMEHEARVTQKMQQAKAALQCSRIWDIPGRLLEQQKSSADLEQCIKEGEEKKRALAERLHELELNLAKLKFHQPSNTSRVLEEELRLKLQCQEARLEDMRAQMMRSKDVLLKCEEDIDSLFVRLQGITVPGQEDPVKAMAVEEKLQHCEQKLRYLVQRVASLPHDWRSPNKDNKIFAEVRNLLENTTADHPQNLRVSLEDAGSGQESLDSDDESCGLVLTREGIKKQGLLLMKSKQRGKK
- the LOC129736332 gene encoding coiled-coil domain-containing protein 183-like isoform X2, yielding MLRCLTSGSRHRHRYLGPPPGLAAPAEGSNPAPAPPGLPLGSACGVTPCTPPPLPQAICQLEKNIEKVLLKVHTGQKVTALYLAVRDVLRKELAHLPPHLDLLCKMAELYGRELQDMDLMALEACKAADRAKEDANRTRSRILAERARMYRSRATQEVSVDTGWRKDVYQRHLRAERHELTVDSPTPASQDQLVGTSLEAVRSQMEHEARVTQKMQQAKAALQCSRIWDIPGRLLEQQKSSADLEQCIKEGEEKKRALAERLHELELNLAKLKFHQPSNTSRVLEEELRLKLQCQEARLEDMRAQMMRSKDVLLKCEEDIDSLFVRLQGITVPGQEDPVKAMAVEEKLQHCEQKLRYLVQRVASLPHDWRSPNKDNKIFAEVRNLLENTTADHPQNLRVSLEDAGSGQGRRAQRGHVPQQPSQPLPVGIPGHPCLSSTVPAEPNPRAACPRCCGTRRESLGFKITWLWPPPVGCSWGRPRAFGSSLLCF
- the LOC129736332 gene encoding coiled-coil domain-containing protein 183-like isoform X1, whose protein sequence is MLRCLTSGSRHRHRYLGPPPGLAAPAEGSNPAPAPPGLPLGSACGVTPCTPPPLPQAICQLEKNIEKVLLKVHTGQKVTALYLAVRDVLRKELAHLPPHLDLLCKMAELYGRELQDMDLMALEACKAADRAKEDANRTRSRILAERARMYRSRATQEVSVDTGWRKDVYQRHLRAQERHELTVDSPTPASQDQLVGTSLEAVRSQMEHEARVTQKMQQAKAALQCSRIWDIPGRLLEQQKSSADLEQCIKEGEEKKRALAERLHELELNLAKLKFHQPSNTSRVLEEELRLKLQCQEARLEDMRAQMMRSKDVLLKCEEDIDSLFVRLQGITVPGQEDPVKAMAVEEKLQHCEQKLRYLVQRVASLPHDWRSPNKDNKIFAEVRNLLENTTADHPQNLRVSLEDAGSGQGRRAQRGHVPQQPSQPLPVGIPGHPCLSSTVPAEPNPRAACPRCCGTRRESLGFKITWLWPPPVGCSWGRPRAFGSSLLCF